A window of the Loxodonta africana isolate mLoxAfr1 chromosome 3, mLoxAfr1.hap2, whole genome shotgun sequence genome harbors these coding sequences:
- the LOC135230474 gene encoding adhesion G protein-coupled receptor E4-like, which yields MSAPTLCGLMYNRTNVAQSCTTFEIDDLALAVITYVGLSLSLLCLLLAALTFLLCRPIQNTSTSLHLQLSLCLFLAHLLFLVGVDQTEPKVLCSVIAEALHYLYLASFTWMLLEGLHLFLTIRNLKVANYTSAGRFKKRFMYPFGYGIPAVIVAVSAGVGHKNYGTNTHCWLKLDKGFIWSFMAPVAVIILINLVFYFIVLWILKSKLSSLNKEVSTIQNTRVMTFKAIAQLFILGCSWGLGFFMVEAVGKTAGLVIAYMFTIINVLQGVLLFVVHCLLNRQVQIEYKKWFTAKWKGVEVESTEMSRSTTHTKMETLEKPSEFVQKKDTKDTVSTQPEPPADLAAVSWLKTKE from the exons ATGTCAGCTCCTACTCTTtgtggccttatgtataacagaacaaatgttgcccagtcctgcactacctTCGAGAtc GACGATCTGGCTTTGGCTGTGATTACCTACGTGGGGCTGAGCCTCTCTCTGCTGTGCCTCCTCCTGGCAGCcctcaccttcctcctgtgcCGGCCCATCCAGAACACCAGCACCTCGCTCCACCTGCAGCTATCACTTTGCCTCTTCCTGGCCCACCTGCTCTTCCTCGTGGGGGTTGATCAAACTGAGCCTAAG GTGCTGTGCTCTGTCATTGCTGAGGCCCTGCACTACCTCTACCTGGCCTCCTTCACCTGGATGCTTCTGGAAGGCCTGCACCTCTTCCTCACCATCAGGAATCTCAAGGTGGCCAACTACACCAGCGCAGGCAGATTCAAGAAGAGGTTCATGTACCCTTTTGGCTACGGGATCCCAGCTGTGATCGTGGCTGTGTCTGCAGGCGTTGGACACAAAAATTATGGAACAAATACTCA TTGCTGGCTGAAACTTGATAAAGGCTTCATCTGGAGTTTCATGGCACCGGTGGCCGTCATTATCTTG ATAAACTTGGTGTTCTACTTCATAGTTCTGTGGATTTTGAAAAGCAAACTTTCTTCCCTCAATAAAGAAGTTTCCACCATTCAGAATACCAG agtcaTGACATTTAAAGCCATTGCTCAGCTATTTATCCTGGGCTGTTCTTGGGGCCTTGGTTTTTTTATGGTTGAAGCAGTAGGGAAGACAGCTGGATTAGTCATTGCCTACATGTTCACCATCATCAATGTCCTGCAGGGAGTTTTGCTCTTCGTGGTGCACTGTCTCCTTAATCGCCAG GTGCAAATAGAATACAAGAAATGGTTTACTGCAAAGTGGAAAGGAGTTGAAGTGGAAAGCACTGAGATGTCTCGGTCTACTACCCACACCAAAATG GAGACTCTGGAGAAGCCATCAGAGTTTGTACAGAAAAAAGACACCAAAGACACTGTGTCCACCCAACCAGAGCCGCCAGCTGACCTTGCTGCTGTTTCCTGGCTAAAGACAAAGGAATGA